One Nymphaea colorata isolate Beijing-Zhang1983 chromosome 12, ASM883128v2, whole genome shotgun sequence genomic window, GAGAAGCAGGGATTCCTCTCTCCCTTCCATTGGAGTCGTAGCGGTTCAAAGATAAAGCCGAAATCAGAACCAAGTCTCGAGTTACCTCCATAGAGACCAGCAACCGCTGCATATTGGAATGCTCCCTTCAGTGGACGCAAAGCTTCAGGGTGGTGATCAATGATCGGAACCTCATTCTCCATGGGTAACTCTGTTTCGGAAGGTCTGAATGATTTGGGCGCTCCTCCGCATTCAAAACGGATGCCCACAAACGGGAGCTCCCCGTCCCTGCTGTTGTACCTCCCCAACCGCGCGGCTCCACAGTCCACAGCTATCGGTCCCTCCTCCATATTCCTTTTAATTGTTATTATAGagacaaaaggaaaatgaagtgTGCTTTAACACATACTTTAGAAATCAACTAAAaggaataaaataaaatattattttgctcactcgaaaatgaaaatgacaaatgCTTGTAAAATAATTGACTTGCCAGTTGCCATAATTAGACAATTTTCTCAAGAAGTCCTCTTAGTGCAACCGTATATACTTTGCGACAAACACTAATTTATCGCGAGATTTGAGAACATCGAACGATCTGCAAGAGAGACCGGGaaggaggggggagagagagagagagagagagaatgaagaacAGGAAGAAGATGTTCATCTCCGCCGGCGTGGTCGATCTGAAGGTGTTGGTGTTGCTCTTCGCCTTCGTACTCATCGTTTCAGATGCTAAGAAGAGACTCCGTATCACCGACTTCCTGGACGACGTGGTCGACGACGAGGAGGACGAGGCCTGGAGGGAGTgggggaagaagaaggcgaACACTCGGCCTCCATCTGAATTGGAGCCACCTCCTGATTTCACCGGAATGACGCCGGAGCAGATTCAGGCAGAGATGATGAAGAGGCAGTCCGGCTCGCCCGTGGGGTTTGTGAAGTTGAGGCTCGGTGTTAAGCGCTCCAGggtcttcttcttattcttcttcattGGTCGATTTGGGTTGATGGAGTTGGATGGTGACCTCTTGTATAATGTGTTGGTTTTTGTAATTAAATTAGATTTTGTCTGTTCTGCATTGTGTTGGCTTTTTTGTTCTCTACTGATACGGAACagttgaatttattttttttacgttatatatgtttactcttttaGCTCTTGCTTGAAAACCGAGTGATTGACTAGTTGAAGTGAATCATGATCGTGGTTTGTTACATGTAACCTTATAGATACTGAATCATGATCGAGTCTCAGTCCCGTGCTCTGtgcttttcatttgctttttggTTTGCTG contains:
- the LOC116265537 gene encoding uncharacterized protein LOC116265537 yields the protein MKNRKKMFISAGVVDLKVLVLLFAFVLIVSDAKKRLRITDFLDDVVDDEEDEAWREWGKKKANTRPPSELEPPPDFTGMTPEQIQAEMMKRQSGSPVGFVKLRLGVKRSRDDVPMIAMRWTLLLRTGSLSARFMAVDLNTIMFNMEKREDIEELTDFVFSQPEAYEVKIGDRVYRRPGDPPLEEVIEMLQKEKAKEDSLDATVSGAHGRDEL